The following coding sequences lie in one Paraburkholderia largidicola genomic window:
- a CDS encoding DUF3455 domain-containing protein produces MFPSRTSSLDVIRAMRPGVQRQIAYRAALACAVLMLPFAANAADVTPPSLVPTGAQPFAVTTATGVQMYACEFDSAHRLGWVFQRPNATLYDDAGQVSIQHGAGPSWEAADGSRIVGKVIAQAPSANANSIPQLLLETHSTAEGSLSGVRFVQRLDTAGGTPPSAPCAREHQAGSSPYFARYIFLK; encoded by the coding sequence CATTCGCGCAATGCGCCCCGGCGTGCAACGACAGATCGCATACCGGGCGGCGCTAGCTTGCGCCGTGCTGATGTTGCCCTTCGCCGCGAATGCCGCCGACGTAACCCCACCTTCGCTGGTGCCTACGGGCGCCCAGCCGTTCGCCGTTACGACGGCAACAGGTGTGCAGATGTATGCCTGCGAGTTCGACAGTGCGCATCGTCTCGGCTGGGTGTTCCAGCGGCCCAACGCCACGCTGTATGACGACGCGGGTCAAGTGTCGATCCAGCATGGAGCGGGTCCATCCTGGGAGGCGGCCGATGGCAGCCGGATCGTCGGTAAAGTGATTGCCCAGGCGCCGAGTGCGAATGCGAACAGCATCCCGCAACTGCTGCTCGAAACGCACAGTACCGCCGAAGGCAGTCTGTCCGGCGTGCGGTTCGTGCAGCGGCTCGACACAGCAGGCGGCACGCCGCCTTCCGCGCCTTGTGCACGTGAGCATCAGGCGGGTAGTTCGCCGTATTTCGCGCGGTACATCTTCCTGAAGTAG